Proteins from a genomic interval of Streptomyces sp. Tu6071:
- a CDS encoding FAD-binding dehydrogenase, with protein sequence MAYDADVIVIGGGLAGLAATAELADAGRKVILLDQEPEQSLGGQAHWSFGGLFLVDSPEQRRLRIRDSRALALQDWMGTAGFDREEDLWPRRWAEAYVDFAAGEKRAWLHRMGVRLFPVVGWAERGGYDAGGHGNSVPRFHITWGTGPGLLAPFVRRVREAAARGLVEFRFRHRVTGLGRSAGSVDTVSGEILEPSGVARGTASSRTVTGSFELRAQAVIVTTGGIGGNHDLVRAAWPARLGTPPEKLLSGVPAHVDGLMLKVAGDAGGHLINGDRMWHYTEGIQNWNPIWARHGIRILPGPSSLWLDAEGSRLPVPLFPGFDTLGTLDHIMSTGHGYTWFVLNQRIIGKEFTLSGSEQNPDLTGKSVRGVVERARAAVPGPVKAFMDHGADFVVEKDLGALVRGMNALTDKPLIEEEALRRVLVERDREIANPFTKDLQVTAIRGARKFLGDRLIRAAAPHRLLDPAAGPLVAVKLHILTRKSLGGLETDLSSRVLTEAGDPLPGVYAAGEAAGFGGGGVHGYRSLEGTFLGGCLFSGRTAGRAAAKAVS encoded by the coding sequence ATGGCCTACGACGCGGACGTCATCGTGATCGGCGGGGGACTCGCAGGCCTCGCGGCGACCGCCGAACTCGCCGACGCGGGGCGCAAGGTGATCCTCCTCGACCAGGAGCCCGAGCAGTCGCTCGGCGGCCAGGCGCACTGGTCCTTCGGCGGGCTCTTCCTCGTCGACTCGCCCGAGCAGCGCAGGCTGCGCATCCGCGACAGCCGCGCGCTCGCGCTCCAGGACTGGATGGGCACGGCGGGCTTCGACCGCGAGGAGGACCTGTGGCCGCGCCGCTGGGCCGAGGCGTACGTCGACTTCGCGGCCGGGGAGAAGCGCGCGTGGCTGCACAGGATGGGGGTGCGGCTCTTCCCCGTCGTCGGCTGGGCGGAGCGCGGCGGCTACGACGCGGGCGGCCACGGCAACTCCGTACCGCGCTTCCACATCACGTGGGGCACGGGCCCCGGGCTGCTCGCGCCCTTCGTGCGGCGCGTGCGCGAGGCCGCGGCGCGGGGGCTCGTCGAGTTCCGCTTCCGGCACCGCGTCACGGGGCTCGGGCGGAGCGCGGGCAGCGTGGACACGGTGAGCGGCGAGATCCTGGAGCCGTCGGGGGTCGCGCGCGGCACCGCGAGCAGCCGCACCGTGACGGGCTCCTTCGAACTGCGCGCGCAGGCGGTGATCGTCACGACGGGCGGCATCGGCGGCAACCACGACCTCGTCCGCGCGGCGTGGCCGGCCCGGCTCGGCACCCCGCCCGAGAAGCTGCTCTCGGGGGTGCCCGCGCACGTCGACGGGCTCATGCTCAAGGTCGCGGGCGACGCGGGCGGGCACCTCATCAACGGCGACCGAATGTGGCACTACACCGAGGGCATCCAGAACTGGAACCCGATCTGGGCCAGGCACGGCATCCGCATCCTGCCGGGGCCCTCCTCGCTGTGGCTCGACGCCGAGGGCAGCCGCCTGCCCGTCCCGCTCTTCCCCGGCTTCGACACGCTCGGCACCCTCGACCACATCATGAGCACGGGCCACGGCTACACGTGGTTCGTCCTCAACCAGCGCATCATCGGCAAGGAGTTCACGCTCTCGGGCTCCGAGCAGAACCCGGACCTCACGGGCAAGTCCGTGCGCGGCGTCGTCGAGCGGGCCCGCGCCGCGGTCCCCGGCCCGGTCAAGGCGTTCATGGACCACGGCGCGGACTTCGTCGTGGAAAAGGACCTCGGGGCGCTCGTACGGGGCATGAACGCGCTCACCGACAAGCCCCTCATCGAGGAGGAGGCCCTGCGCCGGGTCCTCGTCGAGCGCGACCGCGAGATCGCCAACCCCTTCACGAAGGACCTCCAGGTCACGGCGATCCGCGGCGCCCGCAAGTTCCTCGGCGACCGCCTCATCCGCGCCGCGGCCCCGCACCGCCTTCTCGACCCGGCGGCGGGCCCGCTCGTCGCGGTGAAGCTGCACATCCTGACCCGCAAGTCCCTCGGCGGCCTGGAGACCGATCTCTCCTCCCGTGTCCTCACCGAGGCGGGCGACCCGCTCCCCGGCGTCTACGCGGCGGGCGAGGCGGCGGGCTTCGGGGGCGGCGGCGTCCACGGCTACCGCTCCCTGGAGGGCACCTTCCTCGGCGGCTGCCTCTTCTCGGGCCGCACGGCGGGCCGGGCGGCGGCGAAGGCCGTGTCCTGA
- a CDS encoding NUDIX domain-containing protein codes for MAHAHRTPADPADEILDVVDLDDRVTGRARRGDVYARGLRHRCVFIRVRDERGRVFVHRRTPGKLVFPSHYDMFVGGVVGAGESYDEAALREAEEELGVSGLDRPVPLFRFLYEDASAGSWWSAVYDVRCALPVAPQAEEVAWHDFVTDEELAARIGEWPWVPDGLAAYHRLRAHDGR; via the coding sequence ATGGCTCACGCGCACCGGACCCCCGCCGATCCCGCCGACGAGATCCTCGACGTCGTCGACCTCGACGACCGGGTGACCGGGCGGGCGCGGCGCGGGGACGTGTACGCGCGGGGCCTGCGGCACCGGTGCGTGTTCATCCGGGTCAGGGACGAGCGGGGGCGGGTCTTCGTGCACCGCAGGACGCCCGGCAAGCTCGTCTTCCCCTCGCACTACGACATGTTCGTCGGCGGTGTCGTGGGGGCCGGCGAGTCCTACGACGAGGCCGCGCTGCGCGAGGCGGAGGAGGAGCTGGGGGTGAGCGGGCTCGACCGGCCCGTACCGCTCTTCCGCTTCCTGTACGAGGACGCCTCGGCCGGATCGTGGTGGTCGGCCGTCTACGACGTGCGGTGCGCGCTGCCCGTCGCGCCGCAGGCCGAGGAGGTCGCCTGGCACGACTTCGTCACGGACGAGGAGCTGGCCGCCAGGATCGGGGAGTGGCCCTGGGTGCCCGACGGCCTCGCCGCGTACCACCGGCTGCGCGCGCACGATGGCCGCTGA
- a CDS encoding FadR/GntR family transcriptional regulator produces MTSQDGGLHGRVLDHLGKAITGGEYPPGSVLRGDALAERFEVSRSVIREAIRVLEAMRLVSSRRRVGVTVRPIEEWNVYDPSVIAWRLAGADRPRQLRSLTVLRSAVEPIAAGLAARNCTPEECAALTEAALGMVATSHGRRLEAYLVHDVEFHRIVLTASRNEMFARLGDVVAAILTGRTRHQVMFEDPDPAAVTLHVQVAEAVRARDAARAEALTREITVGALHELDVLAP; encoded by the coding sequence ATGACATCGCAGGACGGGGGCCTCCACGGCCGCGTACTCGACCACCTGGGCAAAGCCATCACGGGGGGCGAGTACCCGCCGGGCAGCGTGCTGCGCGGCGACGCCCTCGCCGAGCGCTTCGAGGTCTCGCGCTCGGTGATCCGCGAGGCGATCCGGGTCCTGGAGGCGATGCGTCTCGTCAGCTCACGCCGCCGCGTCGGCGTCACGGTCCGCCCCATCGAGGAGTGGAACGTCTACGACCCGAGCGTCATCGCCTGGCGCCTCGCGGGCGCCGACCGGCCCCGCCAGCTCCGCTCCCTGACGGTCCTGCGCTCCGCCGTCGAACCGATCGCGGCCGGGCTGGCGGCCCGCAACTGCACCCCCGAGGAGTGCGCCGCGCTCACCGAGGCGGCCCTCGGCATGGTCGCCACCTCGCACGGACGGCGCCTGGAGGCGTACCTCGTGCACGACGTCGAGTTCCACCGCATCGTGCTGACCGCCTCGCGCAACGAGATGTTCGCGCGCCTCGGCGACGTCGTCGCCGCGATCCTCACCGGCCGCACCCGCCACCAGGTCATGTTCGAGGACCCCGACCCGGCCGCCGTGACCCTGCACGTGCAGGTCGCCGAGGCGGTACGGGCGAGGGACGCGGCCCGCGCGGAGGCGCTGACGCGCGAGATCACGGTGGGCGCGCTCCACGAACTGGACGTGCTGGCCCCCTGA
- a CDS encoding GntP family permease: MTSLSVEMLAADAEPITSAGNAQLGIAVVLGIAVIVVLIAKFKLHAFLALTIGALVLGAVAGAPLDKAITSFTTGLGSTVASTGVLIALGSILGKLLADSGGADRIVDTIIDKASPKKMPWAMVLIAAVIGLPIFFEVGIVLLIPVVLMVAKRGNYSLMRIGIPALAGLSVMHGLVPPHPGPLVAVDALHANLGITLALGIVVAIPSVIVAGPLFARYAARWVDVKAPEAMTPKRASDDLEKTPGFFATVATLLLPVVLMLLKAIVDIIIDDPADLTQRVFDVIGNPMFALLVACLLGLFTLGRAAGFTRDRLSETVEKSLMPIAGVLLIVAAGGGFKQVLVDAGVGQMILDISKDWSVPALLLAWLIAVIIRLATGSATVATVSAAGLASGLADGMSTTHVALMVLAIGAGSLFFSHVNDAGFWLVKGYFGLDVGQTVKTWSFMETILSVMGLVMVLLLSLVL; this comes from the coding sequence GTGACCAGTCTCAGCGTCGAGATGCTGGCAGCGGACGCCGAGCCGATCACCTCGGCGGGCAACGCCCAGCTCGGGATAGCCGTCGTTCTCGGCATCGCCGTCATCGTCGTCCTCATCGCGAAGTTCAAGCTTCACGCCTTCCTGGCGCTGACGATCGGCGCGCTCGTGCTCGGCGCCGTGGCCGGTGCCCCGCTCGACAAGGCGATCACCAGCTTCACCACGGGCCTCGGCTCGACCGTGGCCAGCACCGGCGTGCTCATCGCGCTCGGCTCGATCCTCGGCAAGCTCCTCGCCGACTCCGGCGGCGCCGACCGCATCGTGGACACGATCATCGACAAGGCGAGCCCGAAGAAGATGCCGTGGGCCATGGTGCTCATCGCGGCCGTGATCGGTCTGCCGATCTTCTTCGAGGTCGGCATCGTGCTGCTGATCCCGGTCGTCCTCATGGTCGCCAAGCGCGGCAACTACTCGCTCATGCGAATAGGCATCCCGGCGCTCGCCGGCCTCTCCGTCATGCACGGTCTCGTTCCGCCGCACCCCGGCCCGCTCGTCGCCGTCGACGCCCTCCACGCCAACCTCGGCATCACGCTCGCGCTCGGCATCGTCGTCGCGATCCCCTCGGTGATCGTCGCGGGCCCGCTCTTCGCGCGGTACGCGGCCCGCTGGGTCGACGTGAAGGCCCCCGAGGCGATGACGCCGAAGCGCGCGAGCGACGACCTGGAGAAGACCCCCGGCTTCTTCGCCACCGTCGCGACGCTGCTCCTGCCGGTCGTCCTCATGCTGCTCAAGGCGATCGTCGACATCATCATCGACGACCCGGCCGACCTGACGCAGCGCGTCTTCGACGTCATCGGCAACCCGATGTTCGCCCTCCTCGTGGCCTGCCTCCTCGGCCTCTTCACGCTCGGCCGCGCGGCCGGGTTCACGCGGGACCGGCTCTCCGAGACCGTCGAGAAGTCGCTCATGCCGATCGCGGGCGTGCTCCTCATCGTCGCCGCGGGCGGCGGCTTCAAGCAGGTGCTCGTGGACGCGGGCGTGGGCCAGATGATCCTGGACATCTCCAAGGACTGGTCCGTCCCGGCGCTCCTGCTCGCCTGGCTCATCGCGGTCATCATCCGCCTCGCGACCGGCTCCGCGACCGTCGCGACGGTCTCCGCCGCCGGTCTCGCCTCGGGCCTCGCCGACGGCATGTCCACGACGCACGTGGCACTCATGGTCCTCGCGATCGGCGCGGGCTCGCTCTTCTTCAGCCACGTCAACGACGCGGGCTTCTGGCTCGTGAAGGGCTACTTCGGCCTCGACGTGGGCCAGACCGTCAAGACGTGGTCGTTCATGGAGACGATCCTGTCGGTGATGGGCCTGGTGATGGTCCTGCTGCTGTCGCTGGTGTTGTAG
- a CDS encoding TetR/AcrR family transcriptional regulator yields the protein MPRRTASEQGPSTREKLIRAAEEVFAEQGVHGAQLRDVVRLAGQGNPSAVQYHFGSRAGLLDAVMAARQDRTERVLAGLLAADGSPGTTAPDTPATARRLLTALVRAEASELGSTRGLRGLRISAQLSHESGVRTGVPHPTLAGTAYWRLIVRLGDCLPALPRPLRLERTDLVLTLVGAALADRAGQYLAGTAPLTDEELFLADLAGTSLAVLTAPAPGPGPDPTT from the coding sequence ATGCCACGGAGAACAGCGAGCGAGCAGGGTCCGTCCACGCGGGAGAAGCTGATCCGCGCGGCCGAGGAGGTCTTCGCCGAGCAGGGCGTGCACGGCGCGCAGCTCCGCGACGTCGTCCGCCTCGCGGGGCAGGGGAACCCCTCGGCCGTGCAGTACCACTTCGGCTCGCGCGCGGGCCTGCTCGACGCGGTCATGGCCGCGCGTCAGGACCGTACCGAGCGCGTGCTCGCCGGGCTCCTCGCGGCGGACGGCTCGCCCGGGACGACCGCCCCCGACACTCCCGCGACGGCCCGGCGGCTCCTCACCGCGCTCGTCCGGGCCGAGGCGAGCGAGCTGGGGAGCACCCGGGGGCTGCGCGGACTGCGGATCTCGGCGCAGCTCAGCCACGAGAGCGGCGTCAGGACGGGGGTGCCGCACCCGACGCTCGCCGGGACCGCGTACTGGCGGCTCATCGTGCGGCTCGGCGACTGCCTGCCCGCGCTGCCCCGGCCGCTGCGCCTGGAGCGCACCGACCTCGTCCTCACCCTCGTCGGCGCCGCCCTCGCGGACCGGGCGGGGCAGTACCTGGCCGGGACGGCGCCGCTCACGGACGAGGAGCTGTTCCTCGCCGACCTGGCGGGCACGAGCCTCGCCGTCCTGACGGCACCCGCGCCCGGCCCCGGGCCGGACCCCACCACCTGA
- a CDS encoding gluconokinase, giving the protein MSTPPVVVVMGVAGTGKTTIGPLVAAQLGVTYAEGDDFHPPANIAKMSAGTPLDDADRAPWLDAIGRWAHGRADRGGVVSCSALKRSYRDRLRAEAPGLVFLHLTGDRALIEDRMGHRQGHFMPTKLLDSQFATLQPLGPDESGVEVDVRGTPEEIAARAVAALRPPASAPAPEPAP; this is encoded by the coding sequence ATGAGCACCCCCCCTGTCGTCGTGGTGATGGGCGTCGCCGGAACCGGCAAGACGACCATCGGGCCACTCGTGGCCGCACAGCTCGGCGTCACGTACGCCGAGGGCGACGACTTCCACCCCCCGGCCAATATCGCCAAGATGAGCGCCGGGACCCCGCTCGACGACGCGGACCGCGCCCCGTGGCTGGACGCCATCGGACGCTGGGCGCACGGACGGGCGGACCGGGGCGGAGTGGTCAGCTGCTCCGCGCTCAAGCGCTCCTACCGGGACCGGCTGCGCGCCGAGGCCCCCGGGCTCGTCTTCCTCCACCTCACCGGGGACCGGGCGCTCATCGAGGACCGCATGGGGCACCGTCAGGGCCACTTCATGCCGACCAAGCTCCTGGACTCGCAGTTCGCGACGCTCCAGCCGCTCGGCCCCGACGAGAGCGGGGTCGAGGTCGACGTGCGCGGCACCCCCGAGGAGATCGCGGCGCGCGCCGTCGCGGCCCTTCGGCCCCCGGCCTCCGCGCCCGCCCCCGAACCCGCGCCCTGA
- a CDS encoding YchJ family protein — protein sequence MGGMARRRAPRSAPAASRTAPAACPCGSPAPYPEHCGKLHAGGVAARAEDLMRARYSAFVVGDEAYLRRSWHPDTCPPVIGLGGGTRWEGLEIEASERGSAFHQDGTVTFRARYREGGTPGALHERSRFTRVGGEWVYVDGDFLD from the coding sequence ATGGGCGGCATGGCCCGTCGTCGAGCACCCCGCAGCGCCCCCGCGGCGTCCCGTACCGCCCCCGCCGCCTGTCCCTGCGGCAGCCCCGCCCCGTACCCGGAGCACTGCGGGAAGCTGCACGCGGGCGGGGTCGCCGCGCGGGCCGAGGACCTCATGCGGGCCAGGTACAGCGCCTTCGTCGTGGGCGACGAGGCGTATCTGCGGCGCAGTTGGCACCCGGACACGTGCCCGCCCGTGATCGGGCTCGGCGGCGGGACGCGCTGGGAGGGCCTGGAGATCGAGGCGAGCGAACGGGGCTCCGCCTTCCACCAGGACGGCACCGTCACCTTCCGCGCCCGCTACCGCGAGGGCGGCACCCCCGGCGCGCTCCACGAGCGGAGCCGCTTCACGCGCGTGGGCGGGGAGTGGGTGTACGTGGACGGGGACTTCCTGGACTGA
- a CDS encoding histidine phosphatase family protein, with translation MGEVILVRHGETAWSLTGKHTSYTELPLTARGEEQARSLAPLLARRRIALTVTSPMLRAVRTARLAGLGDTFTDPELHEWDYGAYEGVTTARIHQERPDWDLWRDGVDEGPAEHPGETPKQVSERADRVLARVDKALRDADLDGEGGDVVLVAHAHFLRALTARRLGLDVSAGALFRLDVGSLSRLGTEHGRPVISAWNVTSADRGE, from the coding sequence ATGGGTGAAGTGATCCTGGTCAGGCACGGCGAGACCGCGTGGAGCCTGACCGGCAAGCACACGAGTTACACGGAGCTGCCGCTCACGGCGCGCGGCGAGGAGCAGGCGAGGTCCCTCGCGCCGCTGCTCGCCCGGCGCAGGATCGCGCTCACCGTCACGAGCCCGATGCTGCGGGCCGTGCGGACGGCGCGGCTCGCAGGGCTGGGCGACACGTTCACGGACCCGGAGCTGCACGAGTGGGACTACGGGGCGTACGAGGGCGTGACGACGGCGCGCATCCACCAGGAGCGGCCCGACTGGGACCTGTGGCGCGACGGGGTCGACGAGGGGCCCGCCGAGCACCCGGGCGAGACGCCGAAGCAGGTCAGCGAGCGGGCCGACCGCGTCCTCGCGCGGGTCGACAAGGCGCTGCGCGACGCGGACCTGGACGGCGAGGGCGGCGATGTGGTGCTGGTCGCGCACGCGCATTTCCTGCGGGCGCTCACCGCCCGAAGGCTCGGCCTGGACGTGTCGGCCGGGGCGCTCTTCCGGCTGGACGTGGGCTCGCTGAGCCGGCTGGGGACGGAGCACGGGAGGCCCGTGATCTCGGCCTGGAACGTGACGTCGGCGGACCGGGGCGAGTGA
- a CDS encoding YidH family protein, with the protein MAAERREGPLRRLLSPARVTHEGKTPDYRFSLANERTFLAWLRTSLALVGGGFAVDQFLPDLRWGWRVGLALALLGCGVLCALRAVVHWLRCERAMRRGEDLPVTRFPVLLGLVIAAVAVVMVVVVVFGLAG; encoded by the coding sequence ATGGCCGCTGAGCGACGGGAGGGCCCGCTGCGGCGCCTCCTCTCCCCCGCCCGTGTCACCCATGAGGGCAAGACGCCGGACTACCGCTTCTCGCTCGCCAACGAGCGCACGTTCCTCGCCTGGCTGCGCACCTCGCTCGCCCTCGTGGGCGGCGGTTTCGCCGTCGACCAGTTCCTCCCCGACCTGCGCTGGGGGTGGCGCGTCGGGCTCGCGCTCGCGCTGCTCGGCTGCGGCGTGCTGTGCGCGCTGCGCGCGGTCGTGCACTGGCTGCGCTGCGAGCGCGCGATGCGGCGCGGCGAGGACCTGCCCGTGACGCGCTTCCCCGTGCTGCTCGGCCTCGTCATCGCGGCGGTCGCCGTCGTGATGGTCGTCGTCGTGGTCTTCGGGCTCGCGGGGTGA
- a CDS encoding SDR family oxidoreductase, which translates to MKVGVIGGTGRIGSRLIAHLQAAGHQGVALVRSTGVDVMTGEGLREGLEGCEACVDVSTPPAYDESARDFQEQAMRHMVEAGRAAGVGHFVVLSIVGCDEVPQVPYYAAKAYQEQALADSGVPWSVLRATQFHEFIPEVMDWTTERGVVRLPPTPLQPVAVTDVVNLLVEVVLGPPTRARAALAGPESFALDDLARHVLALHPDGRAVVTDEDAGLFAAVPGRELTAPRGATIGPTTFDQWLRDSWPA; encoded by the coding sequence ATGAAGGTCGGTGTCATCGGCGGCACGGGCCGCATCGGCTCGCGGCTCATCGCGCATCTCCAGGCGGCCGGGCACCAGGGCGTCGCCCTCGTGCGGTCCACAGGGGTCGATGTCATGACCGGCGAAGGGCTGCGCGAGGGGCTTGAGGGCTGCGAGGCGTGCGTCGACGTGTCGACACCGCCCGCGTACGACGAGAGCGCCCGCGACTTCCAGGAGCAGGCCATGCGCCACATGGTCGAGGCCGGTCGCGCCGCGGGCGTCGGGCACTTCGTCGTGCTCTCCATCGTGGGCTGCGACGAGGTGCCCCAGGTCCCCTACTACGCCGCGAAGGCGTACCAGGAGCAGGCGCTCGCCGACTCCGGCGTCCCGTGGTCGGTGCTGCGGGCCACGCAGTTCCACGAGTTCATCCCCGAGGTCATGGACTGGACGACGGAACGCGGCGTCGTACGGCTGCCGCCCACTCCGCTCCAGCCCGTCGCCGTGACGGACGTCGTGAACCTGCTCGTGGAGGTCGTGCTCGGGCCGCCGACACGGGCCCGCGCCGCTCTCGCGGGGCCCGAGTCCTTCGCCCTCGACGACCTCGCCCGGCACGTACTCGCCCTGCACCCCGACGGGCGGGCCGTCGTGACCGACGAGGACGCCGGGCTCTTCGCGGCCGTCCCCGGCCGGGAGCTGACCGCGCCGCGCGGCGCGACGATCGGGCCGACCACGTTCGACCAGTGGCTGCGCGACTCCTGGCCCGCCTAG
- a CDS encoding DMT family transporter, with amino-acid sequence MMVRVISVLFAVLTAISNGTASVLQRRAAATVPDSDVLHVSLIGKLLRQRVWLAGIGMVLVAAACQAVALATGPIAVVQPIFVIELPATLLLAGHLFQVRLGARIWTGVVAVTLGLALGMASAAPGGGTERAHGLTWLPVLVVTGLFEALVLGLALSTRGNPRAALLGLAAACGYALTAALMKDALAHLENGGGLAALFSSWQLYGTAVAGVGALFLLQNALQAGSLAASQPMLTLGDALISIVYGVVLFGEHLRTGWWLVPELAGAAVIAAGVAELARSPLAQGTVTRG; translated from the coding sequence ATGATGGTCCGTGTGATCAGCGTCCTGTTCGCCGTGCTGACGGCCATCAGCAACGGCACCGCCTCCGTGCTCCAGCGGCGAGCCGCCGCGACCGTCCCCGACAGCGACGTGCTGCACGTGTCGCTGATCGGGAAACTTTTGCGGCAGCGCGTGTGGCTCGCGGGGATCGGCATGGTGCTCGTGGCGGCGGCGTGCCAGGCGGTCGCGCTCGCGACGGGGCCGATCGCGGTCGTGCAGCCGATCTTCGTGATCGAGCTGCCCGCGACGCTGCTCCTCGCCGGGCACCTCTTCCAGGTCAGGCTCGGCGCGCGCATCTGGACCGGGGTCGTCGCGGTGACGCTCGGCCTGGCGCTCGGCATGGCGAGCGCGGCCCCGGGCGGTGGCACGGAGCGGGCGCACGGCCTGACCTGGCTGCCGGTCCTCGTCGTGACCGGCCTGTTCGAGGCGCTCGTCCTCGGCCTCGCGCTCAGCACGCGGGGCAACCCGCGCGCCGCCCTCCTCGGACTCGCCGCCGCGTGCGGCTACGCGCTCACGGCGGCCCTCATGAAGGACGCGCTGGCCCACCTGGAGAACGGCGGGGGACTCGCGGCGCTCTTCTCCAGCTGGCAGCTGTACGGGACGGCCGTCGCGGGCGTCGGCGCCCTCTTCCTCCTCCAGAACGCCCTCCAGGCGGGCTCCCTCGCCGCGTCCCAGCCCATGCTGACCCTGGGAGACGCCCTGATCAGCATCGTCTACGGCGTCGTCCTCTTCGGCGAACACCTCCGCACCGGCTGGTGGCTCGTCCCGGAACTGGCCGGAGCGGCGGTCATCGCGGCAGGAGTGGCCGAACTGGCCCGCTCGCCCCTGGCCCAAGGAACAGTCACCCGCGGATGA
- a CDS encoding SDR family oxidoreductase yields the protein MNEKHDLSGRTVIVTGGARGLGAQAARRAVEAGARVVLADVLDAEGEETAAALGEAARYQHLDVTSEADWQRVVAYAKEEFGGVHGLVNNAGVSTGQPLETESVEHFRKVIDINLTGVFIGMRTVIPAMKEAGGGSIVNISSAAGLMGLALTSSYGASKWGVRGLSKVAAVELGTDRVRVNSVHPGMTYTPMTAATGIREGEGNYPNTPMGRVGGPDEIAQAVLFLLSDAASYVTGAELAVDGGWTTGPTVKYVMGQ from the coding sequence ATGAACGAGAAGCACGACCTCAGCGGCAGGACCGTCATCGTCACCGGCGGCGCCCGGGGACTCGGCGCGCAGGCGGCGCGGCGCGCCGTCGAGGCAGGGGCGCGCGTCGTCCTCGCCGACGTACTCGACGCGGAGGGCGAGGAGACGGCCGCCGCGCTCGGCGAAGCCGCCCGCTACCAGCACCTCGACGTGACGTCCGAGGCCGACTGGCAGCGCGTCGTCGCGTACGCGAAGGAGGAGTTCGGCGGGGTGCACGGGCTCGTCAACAACGCGGGCGTCTCGACCGGGCAGCCGCTGGAGACCGAGAGCGTCGAGCACTTCCGCAAGGTGATCGACATCAACCTGACGGGCGTCTTCATCGGGATGCGCACCGTCATACCGGCCATGAAGGAGGCGGGCGGCGGTTCGATCGTCAACATCTCCTCGGCCGCCGGGCTCATGGGCCTCGCGCTGACCTCCAGCTACGGCGCGTCGAAGTGGGGCGTACGGGGCCTGAGCAAGGTCGCGGCCGTCGAGCTGGGCACCGACCGCGTGCGCGTGAACTCGGTGCACCCCGGCATGACGTACACCCCGATGACGGCCGCGACCGGCATCCGGGAGGGCGAGGGCAACTACCCGAACACCCCGATGGGCCGCGTCGGCGGGCCCGACGAGATCGCGCAGGCCGTGCTCTTCCTCCTCTCCGACGCCGCCTCGTACGTGACGGGGGCCGAGCTGGCCGTGGACGGCGGCTGGACGACCGGGCCGACGGTGAAGTACGTCATGGGGCAGTAG
- a CDS encoding DMT family transporter — MRDVSVLVLVLAVAAAFCLGTGFVFQQNAAQHAPPGDFLSPRILLVLVRKPRWLAGIGLMVAGMVLSALALGDGEISLVEPFLATNLLFAMGLSRWQTGQPLGRQGWSGLILLTGGVAAFILAGRPRGGDAITDPLRRWLIIGLMLGIALLLAAYARRSRLNAAPALLATGAGLLYGVQDALTRVSGEVFGEGGFGALLLTWEPYVVVALGVSGLVLVQSAFEAGPLRTSLPALSATQPLAGIVCGVGFLGDRLRMDAGALAGEAAGLAAIVVGIVLLGRHPAMPSGKPEPPQPEKDLQPG, encoded by the coding sequence GTGCGCGACGTGTCGGTACTGGTCCTGGTCCTGGCGGTGGCCGCCGCCTTCTGCCTGGGCACGGGCTTCGTCTTCCAGCAGAACGCCGCGCAGCACGCGCCGCCCGGCGACTTCCTCTCGCCGCGCATCCTCCTCGTCCTGGTCCGCAAGCCGCGCTGGCTCGCGGGCATCGGGCTCATGGTCGCGGGCATGGTCCTCAGCGCGCTCGCGCTCGGGGACGGCGAGATCTCCCTCGTCGAGCCCTTCCTCGCCACCAACCTCCTCTTCGCGATGGGCCTTTCGCGCTGGCAGACGGGACAGCCGCTCGGCCGCCAGGGCTGGAGCGGGCTCATCCTGCTCACCGGCGGCGTCGCCGCGTTCATCCTCGCGGGGCGCCCGCGCGGCGGCGACGCGATCACCGATCCGCTGCGGCGCTGGCTCATCATCGGGCTCATGCTCGGGATCGCGCTGCTCCTCGCCGCGTACGCGCGCCGCTCCCGCCTCAACGCCGCGCCCGCGCTCCTCGCCACGGGGGCGGGGCTGCTGTACGGGGTGCAGGACGCCCTCACCCGGGTGAGCGGCGAGGTCTTCGGCGAGGGCGGCTTCGGGGCGCTCCTCCTGACGTGGGAGCCGTACGTCGTCGTGGCGCTCGGCGTGAGCGGCCTCGTCCTCGTGCAGAGCGCCTTCGAGGCGGGTCCGCTGCGCACCTCGCTGCCCGCGCTGTCGGCGACCCAGCCGCTCGCCGGGATCGTGTGCGGGGTGGGCTTCCTCGGCGACCGGCTCCGCATGGACGCGGGGGCGCTCGCGGGCGAGGCGGCGGGGCTCGCGGCGATCGTGGTGGGGATCGTGCTCCTGGGGCGGCACCCCGCGATGCCCTCGGGGAAGCCGGAGCCGCCGCAGCCGGAGAAGGACCTGCAACCGGGCTGA